The following proteins are encoded in a genomic region of Lachnospiraceae bacterium KM106-2:
- a CDS encoding glucose/sorbosone dehydrogenases-like, producing the protein MTLPKFVPVNGPMPETLFTNPPGIAPRPFAIFPPNSNIMGFDFNYNPRFGREGDIYIASFGPIESNMPGGNLRTGVGHNIITVDINNGQISTFLMNKSGFAASEGDGGLGRPTDVKFGPDGAMYISDYSMTTIDNMGVNYPNTGVIWRVSRI; encoded by the coding sequence GTGACCTTGCCTAAGTTCGTACCCGTGAATGGTCCGATGCCAGAAACATTATTTACGAACCCTCCGGGGATAGCACCTCGGCCCTTTGCTATCTTTCCTCCAAATTCAAATATAATGGGCTTTGATTTTAATTACAATCCTCGTTTTGGCAGGGAAGGAGATATCTATATTGCCTCCTTTGGACCTATAGAAAGTAATATGCCGGGTGGAAACTTACGGACTGGGGTAGGGCATAATATAATTACTGTAGATATCAATAATGGACAGATTTCAACCTTTCTTATGAACAAATCAGGCTTTGCAGCATCAGAAGGAGATGGAGGTTTGGGAAGACCTACGGATGTGAAGTTCGGACCGGATGGAGCAATGTATATATCGGATTATTCCATGACAACGATTGATAACATGGGTGTAAATTATCCAAATACTGGTGTAATATGGAGAGTTTCAAGAATATAG